GGAAAGCCGGCTCCGCAGCCCTTCCCCCGTCGCGACCGGTCCGGACACCCGCGCCTATGACCTCGTCCTTTCCGGCAGCATGACCGGCTATGACTGGCGGATCGGCGGCGCGGACCGGATGCGCGCGCGCCGCGGCGACAGCATCCGGCTTTCCATGACCAACATGTCGATGATGGGCCACCCGATGCATCTCCACGGCCATCACTTCTGGGTCGTCGGCATCAATGGCAGGGCTGTGGACGGCGCGGTGCGCGACACCGTCTATGTGCCGCCGATGGCCAGGGTGGATATCGCCTTTACCGCCGACAATCCCGGCCGCTGGCCCTTCCATTGCCACCACCTCTATCACATGGCGAGCGGCATGATGGCCTACCTGGACTACGACGGATCGATCTGAAGCGGTTCAGGCATGAGTCGGACGGGCGTCCCGGCAGATGGGGCGCTCACACGATGCTTTCATCGTTGATGTGCGCCATGGATCAGACTGCCCGCTTCCCCGCCAAGGCGGCGGGCATCTCTTGCGAATGGCCAGCCACACTGTGATCGTGCTAAAGACGCCGGCGCGGTGCTCCGGGCGGCGCTTGCCATTAAGATGAATGCCTTAGGTACGCCCGGTGCATGGCCACACCCGCGTTGACCAGAAATGTGGATGCGTTGTTCTCACTCGCCGGGCTTTTCGCAATTGCGTTCGTCGCAGCAACAATCCTGCCTGCCCAGTCGGAAGCCGCCCTGGTCGGATTGCTGGTTCTCGGCAAGCAACCACCTGTCCTGCTGATTGTCGTCGCCACGATCGGCAACGTGCTCGGCTCCGCCGTCAACTGGGCGCTCGGACGCTGGATCGAGCGGTACCGGCAACGGCGATGGTTCCCAGTCAGCGAGAAGGCCCTCGACCGGGCGACATGCTGGTATCATCGATGGGGCCGCTGGAGCCTCCTTCTCAGTTGGGCCCCGGTCGTTGGCGATGCCCTGACCATGGCAGCCGGCGTGCTGCGCGAGCCGCTCTGGAGCTTCCTGCTTCTTGTGACGATCGCCAAGGCCGGCCGCTACATCCTGCTGTCGGTCATTGCATTGGGGGTGCTGTGACGGAGAAGTTCCGCCAGCACATCCTGCAACACAGCGCGACACCGACCTTGCCTTTGCGACTGTATCAGGTCGACTGAAAGCGCAATTGATCGAGCATCCTCTCTGCGTTTCCGCAGCTTCGACCTCGAAGCGGCGGGTTATTGAGCTTGGCGTACCACCGCATAGTCCCTCGTTCTGAGGTAGAGTTTGCTCAATCATGTGCAGTGCGCCCATTTATTGGACCGCCGGATGTTAGATTTTTCCGGCTCTGATCACGATGGCGGGCTGACAGCGCCACCGGGATTATGCAACGCGATCG
This genomic interval from Martelella sp. AD-3 contains the following:
- a CDS encoding YqaA family protein, whose amino-acid sequence is MATPALTRNVDALFSLAGLFAIAFVAATILPAQSEAALVGLLVLGKQPPVLLIVVATIGNVLGSAVNWALGRWIERYRQRRWFPVSEKALDRATCWYHRWGRWSLLLSWAPVVGDALTMAAGVLREPLWSFLLLVTIAKAGRYILLSVIALGVL